The genomic region CGCCGCGGCTTGACGTGACGCTCAATTCGAAATGGCTCGACATCGACTGGCTGGCGGGCGCGGGCAAGGGCGGCGCCGGGTTTTCGAAGCTGAGGCAACTCGCGCTTGGGGTGATGCAGTCGGTCGCGGGAGACAGCCAGGCATCGACGAAGATCAATCTCGAACAGGTCAAGATCGGCGGCGAGAATGCGGGCGGCCTTTCAATCGATGCCGAACGGCAGGGAAGCGTTACGCATCTCAAGACCTTTAAGGTGAGCCTGCCGGGCGGATCGCGTCTCGATCTCGCTGGCGATTTGAGGAGCAAGGACGGCAAACTGAGCTTCCTGGGCCGGGGGTTCATCGGCGGGGCGAGCTTCGGGCGTTTCAAGGCGTGGGCGGATAAGTCCGGCATTCCGATCGACGTTAACGCCGATGGCGCGTACTCGGCGGCCGGTAAGCTCGAAATTGACGATAAGAGATTTTTTCTGACAGACGCGTCGGGCGACATTTCAGGTAAGCCGCTCGCAGGCGAACTCAAGGTGACGCACGGAGATCGAGAGCGCACGGAGATGACGCTTCAGGCTGCCGATCTCGATACGCAGGTGGTCTTTCCGAAGATCTCCCAGGCGCTGCGTTCCGAGTTTCGCAAATCGCTTGGATTGGCGTCTGGAAAGGATGATCGCAAAGCGGACGAAGACCTGCCGAGCGATGTTCGTCTGCGCGTAATCGCGGGGCGGCTGACGGATGGCCAAGATAGCTACCGGGATGTCGACGTGTCGTTCGCGATCCAGGGACGGAAGGTCAGTCTGCCGGTCGCGAAACTGACGACCGACAGCGGCCTCGAAATCGGCCTTGAGGGTCGGATCGAAACGCAGGACAGCGGTCCGGTCGGGACCTTGGCTTATGATCTTGTCGGGCCGTCGGCCGATGCGATGCGGGATCTTGTTCGCAAGGCTGGTCTGCTCGATGTGGTCGGAGAGGATCGCTTCGGCGGATTGAAAGACGGCAAGATCGCGGGTCTCGTTCGTCTGGGTCTTCGAGGGCCGAAGACAGCCGACTTGACGTTCGATGGTCTGCTCGACGGTTCGAAGTTTGATGGCAGGGCCGAGTTCGATGGTGGCATTGCGAATTGGCGCACCCAGCCGAGCCGGCTGCAGGCGACGCTCGATGCGCCGACACTGTCCGGGCTTCTCGCGACGCTCGGGCGAGACAGTGGTGGTATCGCAGCCCAATCGCAGAAGCCGGCGCTGGCGTCGCTGCTGACCAGTGGGCCGCTAGGCTCCGGTGCCGTCTCGCAAATCGAGATTTCGTCGGAAGATTTCGATATGCGGTTCCGCGGGCGCGCCCAATGGCCGGAGACATCGGACCTTGCCTTGAACGGGCTGCTCAACGTCAAAGCCGCACAAAGCGCGCAAGCTTTCGCCGTTGCCGGACTATCGTTGCCCGGCGGTCTGACGGACGTCCCGTTGCAGGGTACGTTGGATCTTCATCGCGACAAGGGTGCGTGGATCGTCACGGCGCAGAACGTTTCGCTGGGAGATTCCTTGCTATCGGGGCGGGTGACGGCTGCGACAGCGAGCGGAGCGACGACGATCGACGGCAATATATTCGCCAATCGCGTTATGGTTCCGGCCCTATTGTCGGCCGTGACGGACGCGCCCGCGACTGTTTCCGTCTCAGCAGCGCCAAATGCTTCTAACCAGAACGCCGTCAATGGCGCCGCTGTAGCGCAAGTCTGGCCGGAAGGGCTTTTTGATTTTGCAGCGCTCGGCAACACAACGGTAGCGCTGAAGGTCGGTTTTAAATCGCTGGGGTTGAGCGAGGGATTGGCGACGGGCGACGGCACGATGATGGTTGCGCTTGCGCCCGGAAAGCTGTCGATCTCCGATATTAAAGCGGCGGCGGCCGGTGGCCAGTTCGCCGGATATGCCAGCTTGGAGAAAGTTTCGAACGGCGTCGCATTCGCATCGGAGTTGAAGCTTGATGATGTGAAGCTGGCGACGCTCAATTCGGGTGGCAAAGGCTCGGGCGCCTTCGAGCTGCATACGGAAGCGCGGGCGCAAAGCCCGGCGGGGCTGATCGCCGTGATGACGGGAGCGGGCACAGCAACCCTATCCGGGGCCGGATTGACGGGGCCGTCGCCAACCGCCGTTACGAACGTCGTCGACGATGTGATCTCGGGCACCGTTCAGAATGACCCGTCATCTATTGCGAACGCTCTGGTCAGTGAGGTTGGATCGTCAGAGTTGACGCTGGGAGACCGCAAGCTTGCGATTTCCATTTCCGACGGGACGCTGAAGCTCAGCAATATCGATCTGCGCAGCGTGGTCGGCACGGCTGAGGGAGCCGTCTCGGCCGATCTTGCGACCCTTGGCATGAGCGCGTCGTTCCAACTGACATCGGTGGTTCCGCCGGCGCTTGCACCCGCAGCGCAGACGTCAAAACGCAAGGCCGCGGCCACGGCGAAATCTGAACTGCCGGCTGCAATCGTGCTCTACAGCGGGGAACTCGGCCGGCTTGCCTCCCTGTCGGTGAGCGCCGATGTCGGCGATCTGCAGCGTGAACTCACGGTGCGCCAGATGGAGCGCAACGTGGAGCAGCTCGAGCAGGCGCGGCGGGCGGACGAAGAACGCGCGCGGCTGCAGAAAGAAATGGACGTTAAGCGGAAAGAAGCCGCGGATCGCGCTGCGGCTCAGCAAAGGATCCAGCAGCAGCAATTGCCGCCGGTCATTCCGGAGTCGGCGGGGACTGCGGTGCCGTCTCAGGGCAGCAGTGAGAACGATCCGGATGATTTTTTCGGATCGGCGCCGCCTCCCGCCAGGGCGGGGCAACAGCCGTACAACCGATCCACATTGGAGCCGCAGTCACAGAACTTGAACGGCCAGGCCCGCAACGCGGCGAGTGGCGGACAAACTGCCACCGGACAGCCGGCTGCGATTGATCCGGCGACCGGACTGCCCATTCCGAAACCGGTTCCGGCCGTGAAGCCGACGGTCACACGGACGACGTTGCCACCCAAACCCGTCAAGCGGCGCACGTCGGCCGACGAAATGATGAAGTCGTTCGGCGGTTATCCCTGAGCACTGTACCGGGCCGCCAGCCGAACGAAAAACTCGCGCTACCAGCGCGCCGCTTGATCTTAGTTGTCGTCCATCTTGAGGGCGTTGATGAACGCCTCTTGCGGGATTTCGACCTTGCCGAATTCGCGCATCTTCTTCTTGCCGGCCTTCTGCTTGTCGAGCAGCTTGCGCTTACGCGTGATGTCGCCGCCATAGCACTTTGACAGAACGTCTTTCCGGAGCGCTTTGATCGTTTCGCGGGCGATGACCTTGGCGCCGATGGCGGCCTGGATCGGAATCTGGAAGAGGTGCGCCGGGATCAGTTCTTTCAGCTTTTCGCACATCGAGCGGCCACGGCTTTCAGCGCGTGAGCGATGGACGACGATCGAGAGCGCATCGACTGGCTCGCTGTTGACGAGGATCGACAGCTTGACGAGGTCGCCTTCTTCATAGTCCTTGATGTGATAGTCGAACGAGGCATAGCCACGCGAGACGCTCTTCAGGCGATCGTAGAAGTCGAAGACGACTTCGTTCAGCGGCAGCTCGTAGACGACCATAGCGCGGGAACCCGCGTAAGTGAGCTGCTTCTGGCGGCCGCGGCGATCCTGACAGAGCTTCAGCACCGCGCCGAGATACTCATCCGGCACCAAAATCGTGGCTTCGATCCAAGGTTCTTCGATGTGATCGATCTTGACGACATCCGGCATGTCGGCCGGATTGTGCATCTCGATCATCGTGCCGTCGTTCATATGTAAGTGATAGATGACGCTCGGGGCCGTCGTGATCAGATCGAGATTGAACTCGCGCTCGAGACGCTCGGTGATGATCTCAAGATGGAGAAGACCGAGGAAGCCGCAGCGGAAGCCAAACCCGAGGGCGGCGGAGCTTTCCGTTTCGAATGAGAAGCTCGCGTCGTTGAGACGAAGCTTCGCCATCGCGTCACGCAGGTCTTCGAAGTCAGCGGCATCAACCGGAAAGAGGCCGCAGAACACGACGGGTTGCGCCGGTTTGAAGCCCGGAAGTGCTTCCGGCGCCGGGTTCTTTTCATCGACGATCGTATCGCCGACGCGGGTGTCGGCGACCTCTTTGATCGCGGCCGTGAAAAAACCGATCTCGCCGGGGCCGAGCTGATCCAACATTTGCTGCTTGGGACGGAAGATGCCGACCCGCTCAAGCTGATAGGTGGCACCGGTCGAAAGCAGTTTGACGCGCTGGCCCTTTTTCAGGGTGCCATCAATGATGCGGGCGAGCACGACGACGCCAAGGTAGGCGTCGTACCAGCTGTCGACGAGCATGGCCTTCAGCGGCTTCTTAGCGTCGCCTTCCGGAGCGGGCAGGCGCTCGACGATGGCTTCGAGAACAGCTTCGACGTTGAGGCCCGTCTTGGCCGAGACGCCGATCGCGTCGGAGGCGTCGATGCCGATGACGTCTTCGATCTGCTTTTTGACGCGGTCCTCATCGGCCGCAGGCAGATCAATCTTGTTCAGTACGGGGAGGATTTCGAGGTTGTTGTCGAGCGCTTGGTAGACGTTGGCCAGCGTCTGGGCCTCGACGCCCTGGCTCGCGTCGACGACGAGGATCGCGCCTTCGCAGGCCGCCAGCGAGCGCGAGACTTCGTAGGCGAAGTCGACGTGGCCAGGCGTATCCATCAGGTTGAGCTGGTAGATTTCGCCGTTTTTGGCCTTGTAGTCGAGACGAACGGTCTGCGCCTTGATGGTGATGCCACGCTCGCGCTCGATGTCCATCGAGTCGAGGATCTGCTCCTTCATCTCTCGGTTCGAGACGTTGCCGCAGAGCTGGATCAGCCTGTCCGACAACGTCGATTTGCCGTGGTCGATGTGGGCGATGATCGAAAAATTTCGAATGTGTGAAATGGCTGTCATGGGCCGGGCTCATAGCACCCGGAACTGGGCGGCAAAAGGGGCGTTAAGGCTTTAGGGCGACTTCCGCGCCGTTTTGATCGCCGCATGGCCTATAAGAGGTGTGGCAACCGGGGGTGGGGTGTGCGAAAATTGCTCACCGTCCCTCTGTGCCGATCATGAGCCCCTGGAGAAGCGATATGGCGAACTCACCCTTCGAAGCCAACCCGGCTTTCACGAAACTCGGCGAGGATACAAAGAAGGCGGTCATACAGGCTTTCGACGCCATGTCGAATTGGCGGGCCGAACTCGCCGAACTGGGCGAAAAGAACAGCAACGCCGTGTTCGACAAGATGGCCGAAGCGGCAAAGTCCCTCGGCTGGCCCACTGATTTCGTCGAGCTGAGCCGGAAACAGATGCTGAGCGCTTCCAAGCTGCAATTGCAGGCGGTCGATCAGGTCATGGATGTCTGGGAAAAGCAGGTCAAGGCGCTGGGAGCGCCGGGCCAGTTCCCCAACTTCTCGAATGTTTCAGGCTTCGGCGCCGGCATGCCGCAGTTCCCCGGCGCGGGGGCAAGCTTCCCTGGCATGCCCGATTTCGCGGCTGGCGCCACGAACCCCATCCAGTTTTGGATGCAGGCTGCCGAAATGTGGCAGAAGGGCTGGCAGCAGGCCATGTCGAGTTGGATGGAAGCGCAGCAGAACGCCGTGAAAGGCATGAATAAGCCGAATTCGCGCTAAGGCATTTATATCTTCTCCGAGCTTTTCTCTTCTTCGGCAGCGCCGGTCCGTTGGACCGGCGCTTTCGTTTGATCCGGCCCCGACTCCCTTGTGCCATCGTCGCCGCGACATGAGAGATCTTGTACGACCGGCGGGCAAGATGTTAAATTAGAATAATTCTAAATTTTATTCAGGCCGCCATGCGTCGTTTCACCGATCTCGATCAGCGCGAGATTCTTGCCCTCGCGATCTCCCTGGAAGAGGAGCACAGTCGGATCTACTCCGATTATGCTGCCGGTCTCAGCGCCGAGTATCCGGCCAGCGCAAAGATTTTCACGGAGCTTGGCGAAGAGGAAAACGCCCACCGGCGCAGCCTGATCGAAATTTTCAAGCGCAAGTTCGGCAATCACATTCCACTCATCCGCCGCCACGACGTTTCGGGCCTCGTGCGGCATGATCCGATCTGGATGGTGCGGCCACTCGGCATCGGGAAAGTTCGCCGGCAGGCACAGGAGATCGAGGAGGAAACGCGCGAATTCTATGCCTCGGCGTTGAAGCGGGCGACGGACGCCGACATCCGCAAGTTGCTCGGCGATCTCCTGGAGACGGAAAGCCAGCATATAAGCATTGCGCAGCATCTCGCCGATGTTGAGCTGACGAATGAGGCGCGTTTGAGCGAAGACGAGACGGCGCGACGGTCCTTCGTTCTCCAGTACGTGCAACCGGGATTGAACGGCCTGATTGACGGCTCCATCTCGACGCTGGCGCCAATCTTTGCGGCGGCATTTGCGACCCATAACACCTGGCAGACGTTTCTCGTCGGCATCGCGGCGTCGATCGGCGCCGGCATTTCGATGGCATTCGCCGAAGCTTTGTCCGACGACGGCGAGATTTCGGGCCGCGGCAACCCATGGCTCCGCGGTTCGGTAACGGGCGCGATGACTACGGTCGGCGGCCTCGGGCATACGATGCCTTATCTCATTTCCGATTTTCGGACGGCCACCACGATCGCAATCGGTGTGGTGTTCATTGAACTCTGGATTATTGCGGGAATCCGCTCGCGGTACATGGAAACGAAGTTCTGGCGAGCGGCGCTGGAGGTGGTTGTCGGCGGTCTGATCGTCTTTGCTGTTGGCATTCTGATCGGTAGTGCGTAGACGAATGCGCTAAAGGCCTCACTGAGGCCATAGTCTCTTGACGCTCTCCAGACTGTCGGCAATGTGCCGGCCCTACGTCAACGGCCGAAGGCATCCCTCTATGCGCGCAGGTTTTATCGTTTCAGCGATCGCCTCTTTCATGCTTGCTGGGCTTTCCGCCGGCGCCCATGCGGAGAACACGCCGCCGCCACCGGCAAACAAGCGCAATTGCCAGAACACCGTGCCGTTCAACCAGTGGCTCGCCGATTTCAAGCGTGACGCCATCGCTCAGGGCATTCGGCCGGAGACGATCGAAGAAACGATCGGGGGGCTGACGCCAGACCAGGGTACGATCGCTCGCGACCGGAAGCAGGGCTTCTTCTCGCAGACGTTCATCGACTTCTATTTCAAGCTTGCGACCAAGAACCGCGAGCAGACGGGTAAAACGTATCTCAAGCGCTACAAGGCGATCTTCGATCGCGCGGAGCAGCAGTACGGCGTCCCGGGTCCAGTCATCACGGGCTTTTGGGCGCTCGAAAGCGACTTCGGCGGCGGCATGGGCAAGCTGTCCATTCTGCGTTCGCTGATGACGCTCGCCTGGGATTGCCGCCGCGGCGATTTCTTCCGGGGCGAGTTGATTGCCGCGATGAAAATCGTCGAGCGCGGCGACCTCACTCCGGAT from Hyphomicrobium sp. MC1 harbors:
- a CDS encoding AsmA family protein yields the protein MNNGLLFLGGLLVAIFAALFAVPNFIDWNSYRGVFEEEASKVLSRDVRVGGNVNLKILPVPYVRFEKVRIASVSGQTGQPFIRADSFTMWLSVAAMLRGVLEASQIELEKPVLSLSVDDKGVGNWSKIELRAGDLPFVPRDVALRSVQITDGAVSIYNAASEQIAAVDGIDGVFSADGIRGPFRFNGSASWAGAEHDVKFATDVPASDGAFALKLSARTDHAPNVLTLDGRVYNASEKTTFKGRWTGKVQVPGSPTVEPNGKAPPPLIDLRSDVTADALAAKFENLTLTLDNAAEPQTITGAAVASWSPSPRLDVTLNSKWLDIDWLAGAGKGGAGFSKLRQLALGVMQSVAGDSQASTKINLEQVKIGGENAGGLSIDAERQGSVTHLKTFKVSLPGGSRLDLAGDLRSKDGKLSFLGRGFIGGASFGRFKAWADKSGIPIDVNADGAYSAAGKLEIDDKRFFLTDASGDISGKPLAGELKVTHGDRERTEMTLQAADLDTQVVFPKISQALRSEFRKSLGLASGKDDRKADEDLPSDVRLRVIAGRLTDGQDSYRDVDVSFAIQGRKVSLPVAKLTTDSGLEIGLEGRIETQDSGPVGTLAYDLVGPSADAMRDLVRKAGLLDVVGEDRFGGLKDGKIAGLVRLGLRGPKTADLTFDGLLDGSKFDGRAEFDGGIANWRTQPSRLQATLDAPTLSGLLATLGRDSGGIAAQSQKPALASLLTSGPLGSGAVSQIEISSEDFDMRFRGRAQWPETSDLALNGLLNVKAAQSAQAFAVAGLSLPGGLTDVPLQGTLDLHRDKGAWIVTAQNVSLGDSLLSGRVTAATASGATTIDGNIFANRVMVPALLSAVTDAPATVSVSAAPNASNQNAVNGAAVAQVWPEGLFDFAALGNTTVALKVGFKSLGLSEGLATGDGTMMVALAPGKLSISDIKAAAAGGQFAGYASLEKVSNGVAFASELKLDDVKLATLNSGGKGSGAFELHTEARAQSPAGLIAVMTGAGTATLSGAGLTGPSPTAVTNVVDDVISGTVQNDPSSIANALVSEVGSSELTLGDRKLAISISDGTLKLSNIDLRSVVGTAEGAVSADLATLGMSASFQLTSVVPPALAPAAQTSKRKAAATAKSELPAAIVLYSGELGRLASLSVSADVGDLQRELTVRQMERNVEQLEQARRADEERARLQKEMDVKRKEAADRAAAQQRIQQQQLPPVIPESAGTAVPSQGSSENDPDDFFGSAPPPARAGQQPYNRSTLEPQSQNLNGQARNAASGGQTATGQPAAIDPATGLPIPKPVPAVKPTVTRTTLPPKPVKRRTSADEMMKSFGGYP
- the lepA gene encoding translation elongation factor 4, with translation MTAISHIRNFSIIAHIDHGKSTLSDRLIQLCGNVSNREMKEQILDSMDIERERGITIKAQTVRLDYKAKNGEIYQLNLMDTPGHVDFAYEVSRSLAACEGAILVVDASQGVEAQTLANVYQALDNNLEILPVLNKIDLPAADEDRVKKQIEDVIGIDASDAIGVSAKTGLNVEAVLEAIVERLPAPEGDAKKPLKAMLVDSWYDAYLGVVVLARIIDGTLKKGQRVKLLSTGATYQLERVGIFRPKQQMLDQLGPGEIGFFTAAIKEVADTRVGDTIVDEKNPAPEALPGFKPAQPVVFCGLFPVDAADFEDLRDAMAKLRLNDASFSFETESSAALGFGFRCGFLGLLHLEIITERLEREFNLDLITTAPSVIYHLHMNDGTMIEMHNPADMPDVVKIDHIEEPWIEATILVPDEYLGAVLKLCQDRRGRQKQLTYAGSRAMVVYELPLNEVVFDFYDRLKSVSRGYASFDYHIKDYEEGDLVKLSILVNSEPVDALSIVVHRSRAESRGRSMCEKLKELIPAHLFQIPIQAAIGAKVIARETIKALRKDVLSKCYGGDITRKRKLLDKQKAGKKKMREFGKVEIPQEAFINALKMDDN
- the mbfA gene encoding iron exporter MbfA, with translation MRRFTDLDQREILALAISLEEEHSRIYSDYAAGLSAEYPASAKIFTELGEEENAHRRSLIEIFKRKFGNHIPLIRRHDVSGLVRHDPIWMVRPLGIGKVRRQAQEIEEETREFYASALKRATDADIRKLLGDLLETESQHISIAQHLADVELTNEARLSEDETARRSFVLQYVQPGLNGLIDGSISTLAPIFAAAFATHNTWQTFLVGIAASIGAGISMAFAEALSDDGEISGRGNPWLRGSVTGAMTTVGGLGHTMPYLISDFRTATTIAIGVVFIELWIIAGIRSRYMETKFWRAALEVVVGGLIVFAVGILIGSA